A section of the Microcoleus sp. FACHB-831 genome encodes:
- a CDS encoding undecaprenyl-diphosphate phosphatase encodes MATMYLEAASSGWQVVNPGLSVVFPSWGQPLLGDVTPGNEVNLLQGIVQAFILGIVQGLTEFLPISSTAHLQVFSKAFGWDAVAGKPFVATIQFGSIVAVVIYFWKDIAQILTGGVEAIRQKDWGRDEWKIIVGIAIGTIPILAGGFILKKALNDDKSSINSMTTIAVVAIVMALLLGAAEKFGSRKRDFKSLQIMDGILMGLGQAIALVPGASRSGSTMTAGLFIGLERQAAARFSFLLGIPALAIATIYEFFQEALGKVDLTLVFVGTLSAFVFSYLSIAWLLGYLQKKSTWVFVWYRLAFGAAILAAVAAGALKNS; translated from the coding sequence ATGGCGACAATGTATTTAGAAGCTGCTAGCAGCGGATGGCAGGTAGTAAATCCAGGGCTGTCAGTGGTGTTCCCCAGTTGGGGACAACCCTTACTGGGGGATGTGACTCCAGGAAATGAAGTTAATTTATTGCAGGGGATTGTTCAGGCATTCATTCTGGGGATAGTGCAAGGGTTAACAGAATTTTTGCCTATCAGCAGTACTGCACACCTCCAGGTCTTCAGCAAAGCCTTTGGCTGGGATGCTGTAGCGGGGAAGCCGTTTGTGGCGACAATTCAATTCGGTAGTATCGTCGCAGTTGTAATTTACTTCTGGAAAGATATAGCTCAAATTTTGACGGGAGGCGTGGAGGCAATTCGTCAAAAAGACTGGGGGCGCGATGAATGGAAAATAATCGTAGGGATAGCAATAGGAACTATACCGATCCTGGCGGGCGGCTTTATCCTCAAAAAGGCGCTAAACGACGATAAATCGAGTATTAACAGCATGACTACTATTGCTGTTGTTGCAATTGTGATGGCACTTTTGCTAGGAGCAGCCGAGAAGTTTGGCAGCCGCAAGCGGGATTTTAAGAGCTTGCAGATTATGGATGGGATTTTGATGGGATTGGGACAGGCGATCGCGTTAGTTCCTGGCGCTTCTCGTTCTGGTTCTACTATGACGGCGGGTTTATTTATTGGATTGGAAAGGCAAGCAGCAGCGAGGTTTTCCTTTTTGTTGGGTATTCCAGCCTTAGCGATCGCCACTATTTATGAATTTTTTCAAGAGGCGTTAGGCAAAGTCGATCTAACCCTAGTGTTTGTGGGGACGTTATCGGCGTTTGTGTTTTCTTATTTATCGATCGCGTGGTTGCTGGGGTATCTGCAAAAGAAAAGTACGTGGGTTTTTGTCTGGTATAGGTTAGCTTTTGGGGCGGCTATTTTAGCAGCAGTAGCTGCTGGGGCGTTGAAAAATTCTTAG